A single window of Archangium gephyra DNA harbors:
- a CDS encoding GNAT family N-acetyltransferase, whose product MAADLRLRILESITDVPAAAWDALAGPDAPPFIRHAWLCAMEESGSARLETGWEPQHLTLWRGKQLVAASPAYRKHHSMGEYIYDFSWASAAERLGIEYYPKLVVGAPLSPATSPRFLVAAGEDVAPLRLALIQAAIESAREGGCSSVHFLYPREDEAELLEEQGLARRITLQFHWKNPGYRGYDDYLARFDSKRRSQLKRERGAAAQQGILIRTVRGQELGPEHARRAYGFYEATCASRGPWGQVQLNQDFFVRAFRSLPETVELVQAEHQGKVIAGAFNLVTPERLYGRYWGCHEEHPFLHFHVCLYHSVDECIQAGRKVFEPGAGGEHKVSRGFEPTAVHSAHLLFDETLDKAVRDFLRREHAHLKPAVEQAEQLAGLKPWPPQGRATG is encoded by the coding sequence GTGGCCGCCGACCTCCGTCTCCGAATCCTCGAGTCCATTACCGACGTCCCCGCCGCCGCCTGGGACGCCCTCGCCGGACCCGATGCGCCTCCCTTCATCCGCCATGCGTGGCTGTGCGCCATGGAGGAGAGTGGCAGCGCCCGGCTGGAGACGGGCTGGGAGCCCCAGCACCTGACGCTCTGGCGAGGGAAACAGCTGGTCGCCGCCTCGCCCGCCTACCGCAAGCACCACAGCATGGGCGAGTACATCTACGACTTCTCCTGGGCCAGCGCCGCCGAGCGGCTCGGCATCGAGTACTACCCCAAGCTCGTCGTGGGCGCCCCGCTCTCCCCCGCCACCAGCCCGCGCTTCCTCGTCGCCGCCGGGGAGGACGTGGCCCCGCTGCGCCTCGCGCTCATCCAGGCCGCCATCGAGAGCGCTCGCGAGGGGGGCTGCTCCTCCGTCCACTTCCTCTACCCCCGTGAGGACGAGGCGGAGCTGCTCGAGGAGCAGGGGCTGGCCCGCCGCATCACGCTGCAGTTCCACTGGAAGAACCCGGGCTATCGCGGCTACGACGACTACCTGGCGCGGTTCGACTCCAAGCGCCGCTCGCAGCTCAAGCGTGAGCGCGGGGCGGCGGCCCAGCAGGGCATCCTCATCCGCACGGTGCGGGGCCAGGAGCTGGGCCCCGAGCACGCCCGACGCGCCTATGGCTTCTACGAGGCCACGTGCGCGAGCCGGGGGCCCTGGGGCCAGGTGCAGCTCAACCAGGACTTCTTCGTGCGTGCCTTCCGCTCGCTGCCGGAGACGGTGGAGCTGGTGCAGGCCGAGCACCAGGGGAAGGTGATCGCCGGGGCGTTCAACCTCGTCACGCCCGAGCGGCTCTATGGGCGGTACTGGGGGTGCCACGAGGAGCACCCGTTCCTGCACTTCCACGTGTGCCTGTACCACTCGGTGGACGAGTGCATCCAGGCGGGGCGCAAGGTGTTCGAGCCGGGCGCGGGCGGCGAGCACAAGGTCTCCCGCGGCTTCGAGCCCACGGCGGTGCACAGCGCCCACCTGCTCTTCGACGAGACGCTGGACAAGGCGGTGCGCGACTTCCTGCGCCGCGAGCACGCGCACCTGAAGCCCGCCGTCGAGCAGGCCGAGCAGCTCGCCGGCCTCAAACCGTGGCCCCCGCAGGGCCGCGCCACGGGCTGA